A window of Longimicrobium sp. genomic DNA:
CAGCGATTGCCAAGCCTTTCAACCGGCGGCATCCATCTGCCCCGACCCGTGGTCGCAGTTGATAAACGTCTGGAATTTCAAGGTTGATGAAGATTACACAGATACCGCGACATCATGGAGGAGAGCCCACCAACATCGAACTTCGGACGTTTGAAGACGCAGATTGTGGGATCCACCAACCAGATCCGCAGATGCGAATCCCCCGCGCCGCAATCGCGACGCGGGGGATTCGATTCGACGCCGAGGTGCCGTCGGCGACGGGCACCGGCCGACGTGTCAGCCCTACGCCGCGCCCGCCGTGACGCCGTTCTCGGCGGCGACGAAGCCGGCGCGATAGGCCTGGCGCAGCTGCTCGGTCACGCGGTCCTCCAGCCACTCGCGCCCCGGCCCCTCGCCGTCGGTGGAGATGGCGTCCTGCACGCGGTCCACCACCTCGTCGAGCGTGGCGGGCGTCTCCACCGCCTGCAGCACCAGCGCGGCGAAGGGGCTCAGGCGGCGCACGGTCACGCGCGCGCCGCTGGCCTGCAGCAGGTAGAAGGTGTCGGCCTCCTCCGGCTCGCCGCGGTCCTCGGCCTCGGCCTCGAGGTACGCGTCCCAGTCCCACGCGCCGTGCACCACCCGGGCGCGCGAGCTCAGGCCGATGCGCGCCTCGGACCAGCGCACCTCGTCGTCGGGAACGCGCACCAGGTTCTCGACGAACTCGTCGGTGAAGTCGGTCACCGAGCGCGCCAGGTCGTAGCGCTCGCGGTCCAGGCGGAAGGCGTCGGCCAGCAGGTCGCGGCGCGACGGGTCGTCCTGCCCGCGCACGCGCGCGGCCAGCGCCTCGCGCGCCACGTCCACGTCGCTGCGCTCCGGCAGCCCCGGCCCGCGCGGGGCGATGGGGTCGCTCTCGCCCAGCAGCTCGAAGAGCGCCAGCGTGCGGCCGAAGTGCTCCTTCAGCGTCTCGTCGCGCAGCGCCGCGTACCCGGCGCCGCCGTCGTCGGCCGCGCGCGTCTCCGCGGGCGGGGTGACGAGGAGCACGGAGGGCGTCTCCGGGCGGGCGAGGCGCAGGAGGAAGTAGGCGATCCCCGAGTCGCCCAGCAGGAGGCCGGGGTCGCTCACGCCCTGCATGGTCCCGCACGGCCACGGCTTCCCCTGCGACTCGTACGCCTCCCACCCCTCCATGGCCGCCTCGCGCGGGCGCTGGAGGTACTGCTCGTCGCCCAGGATCTCGGCGGCCACCATCAGCGTCTCGGCGTTGCCGCCACGGCCGTGGCAGAGCGAGTAGTTCATCCGCGCGTCGGCCAGCGAGTCGAGCGTGGACTGCAGCGCCGCCTTCGCGTCGTCCAGGTACTGCTGCTCGCCCAGCGTCTGCCAGGCGCGCAGGCGGCTGAGCCCGATCCCCGGCGCGCCGTGGCACCACGCGCTCATGTAGCGCGGCGGCTGCGGGGCCAGCACCTCGCCGCCGAGGAGACGCTGGCGCAGCTCCTCCTGGCGGCCGGCGTACAGGTACTCGCCCAGCTCGTTGTGGCGCAGGTCGGGCCAGTTGCTGGCCTCGGCGCTGAAGAACTGGTTCTCGTACAGGAAGGCCTGCTCCATCGCGTAGCGGTAGCGGCTGTCGCCCGTGGCCAGGTACAGCTCCAGCAGCGCGTGCCCCACGCCGGCCGAGCCGTGCGCGTAGCCGCAGAGGTGGCGCTGCGCCGAGCCGCGCATCGTCCCCCATGCCCAGCCGCCGGGCTCGTGCTCGGCCGCGGCGATCAGGTGCTCGCCCAGCCCCCGGGCGATCCCCATCGGCAGCTCCGCGTCGTCCAGCCAGGTGGCCAGCGCGATCAGCGCCTGGACGGCGCCGCCGCCGCCGCCGATCACGTCGAGGCCGCGGTCCTGCCGCTCCTGGCCGGCCGCGGGGCGGAGCGCGTCTTCCGCCCCCTTCAGCAGCTCCGGCTCGCCCAGCAGCCGGCCGACGACGGCCGCGGCGTAGGCGATCCCCACGCGCCCGCCGTGGAAGCCGAACGAGGCCTCGGGGAGCTGCGCCGTCTCGTCCAGCGCGAAGCGGATGGCGCCGGCGGCGGCGCGGGCCAGCGCGTCGTCGGTCCGCCCGGTGGCGTTCCACAGCTCGGCCAGGAACAGGCCGATGCCGCTGGTGCCCTCGTACAGGGTGCCGCTGGCGGTGGTGGGCTTGGCCACGCGCAGCTCGGGGTGGTCGCGGTCGGGCGACATCACCGTCCAGGTGCACGACCGGCCGTCGGGCTGCCACTGGGCGGCGGCGGCCACGCGGGCGCCCATGCGCGCGGCGACTTCGAGGAAGAAGTCCGCCGTGCCGGGCTCGGCCGCGGGGACGTGGGGCTGTGGCTCCATCGGTTCGTCTCGCTCTGCGGGTTCGCGGCCCCCCTGCGCGGCGGGCCGGGCGTGGTCGGTCACCCTTCGGCGGCCGCCGGGGCGGCCTGGTCCTCGTCCTCGGCTTCGGCCGCGGGCGGGTCGCGCTGCAGGGTGCGCATGATCAGGTACGCCAGGTAGCTTTCTTCCTGGATGGTGATGCCCAGCCGGTTGTTCATCATGTGCAGGTAGCTGGAGCAGATGGCGATGACCGCCTGCTCGCGCGCGGTGAACGGCTCGGGCGCGCGGCTCAGCCTCCCCTGGTCGTACAGCTCGTCGAAGTGGCCGCGCACCTCCAGCAGCCCGTCGCGGTACAGGTCCAGCGCCTCGGAAAGCGCCTCGCCCTCGTTCATCCGGCTCCACACCTCTTCCACGTACTCGCCCAGCGTTTCGGCCTGCGCGTCGTAGCCGCTGTCGAAGGCGCCCAGCCACGCCTGCCGCCCCTCCTCGTCGCGGGCCACGCCGCGCAGGTAGCCGGTGTTGTACTGCTGCGCCCAGCGCACGGCCATCTCGCGGTCGCCGCGGGTGAACACGTGCACCATCTCCACCATGGTCAGCAGGCCCTTTCCCAGCCGCGACGAGCGCTCGGTGCCCATGCGCTGCATCAGCGCGTACGCGGCCTCGCTGCTGACCTCGAAGAAGCGCTCGGCCAGGCGCACGCCGTCGGGGCCGCCGTAGCGGTCGGTCTCGGGCTCGTACTCGATGAGCGCCACGTGGGTGAGCGCCAGCGGCTCGTCGGACTCCACCGGCGGCTCGTACGTGGTGGGGTACGCGGGAATGTCGGGCTTCTCGAACGCCACGTCGGGATAGAGTGCGCGGACGTGCTCCTGCAGCGCGGGCCAGACGGTGCTCTCCATCACATCCGCCGTGCCGTGGAGACGGAGGCGGACGTGCGGCCCGTGCTCGCTGTAGCGGATGAAGAAGTGCCCGTCGCCCCACCCCTCGCGCTGGAAGCGGCGGACGAACGGCTCGGCCACCTCCATCACCACGCGGTCGCACTCGGGGGTGTAGATCCCGTGCGCGCGGGTGAAGAAGAGGTGCGCCGCCAGCCAGCGCGAGTCGTCAGGCCACGGCCGCAGCATGGTCCTCCTCCCGGTCGGCGGCGGGGGACGCGGTCCCCGTTGCGTAGTAGAGTTGCACGACGACCTCGGTGGCGTAGCGCGTGCCCTCGTGCGCGGGCAGGTCGTCGCGGCCGGGGAGGCGCTCCTCGAAGATGGCGCTGTAGGCCTTCAGGTTCGCCCCCATCTTCCCCAGCAGGCCCACCAGGAGCGGGTTGCCGAAGTCGATGAACTGCGGCTTGTGCAGGTCGCGCGAGCCGGCGGTGCGCGGCTTGGCCGGCTTCTTCTTCTCCCCCTCGGCTCCTTCGCCCTCCGCGCCCTCGCCCTCGGCGGCCGGAGCGGCGTCGGCGGCGGCCTCGGGCTCGTGCTCGTCGTCCGCGTGGTCGGCGGCGGGGGCGTCGTAGCCGGGGACCTCGCCCGCGGCGGCGGCGGCCT
This region includes:
- a CDS encoding lanthionine synthetase LanC family protein, yielding MEPQPHVPAAEPGTADFFLEVAARMGARVAAAAQWQPDGRSCTWTVMSPDRDHPELRVAKPTTASGTLYEGTSGIGLFLAELWNATGRTDDALARAAAGAIRFALDETAQLPEASFGFHGGRVGIAYAAAVVGRLLGEPELLKGAEDALRPAAGQERQDRGLDVIGGGGGAVQALIALATWLDDAELPMGIARGLGEHLIAAAEHEPGGWAWGTMRGSAQRHLCGYAHGSAGVGHALLELYLATGDSRYRYAMEQAFLYENQFFSAEASNWPDLRHNELGEYLYAGRQEELRQRLLGGEVLAPQPPRYMSAWCHGAPGIGLSRLRAWQTLGEQQYLDDAKAALQSTLDSLADARMNYSLCHGRGGNAETLMVAAEILGDEQYLQRPREAAMEGWEAYESQGKPWPCGTMQGVSDPGLLLGDSGIAYFLLRLARPETPSVLLVTPPAETRAADDGGAGYAALRDETLKEHFGRTLALFELLGESDPIAPRGPGLPERSDVDVAREALAARVRGQDDPSRRDLLADAFRLDRERYDLARSVTDFTDEFVENLVRVPDDEVRWSEARIGLSSRARVVHGAWDWDAYLEAEAEDRGEPEEADTFYLLQASGARVTVRRLSPFAALVLQAVETPATLDEVVDRVQDAISTDGEGPGREWLEDRVTEQLRQAYRAGFVAAENGVTAGAA
- a CDS encoding thiopeptide-type bacteriocin biosynthesis protein, which produces MLRPWPDDSRWLAAHLFFTRAHGIYTPECDRVVMEVAEPFVRRFQREGWGDGHFFIRYSEHGPHVRLRLHGTADVMESTVWPALQEHVRALYPDVAFEKPDIPAYPTTYEPPVESDEPLALTHVALIEYEPETDRYGGPDGVRLAERFFEVSSEAAYALMQRMGTERSSRLGKGLLTMVEMVHVFTRGDREMAVRWAQQYNTGYLRGVARDEEGRQAWLGAFDSGYDAQAETLGEYVEEVWSRMNEGEALSEALDLYRDGLLEVRGHFDELYDQGRLSRAPEPFTAREQAVIAICSSYLHMMNNRLGITIQEESYLAYLIMRTLQRDPPAAEAEDEDQAAPAAAEG